In the genome of Pseudarthrobacter sp. IC2-21, one region contains:
- the guaA gene encoding glutamine-hydrolyzing GMP synthase, translating to MTTPSAPQTSQKPVLVVDYGAQYAQLIARRVREANVYSEVVPHTYSTEQLLAKNPAAIILSGGPSSVYADGAPSVGADLFEAGVPVFGICYGFQAMANALGGKVDKTGLREYGSTQTTILGEGRSVLEGMPQHQNTWMSHGDSVHTAPEGFEVLATTAGAEVAAFANEEKGLYGVQWHPEVKHSAYGQQVLENFLFKGAKLEPNWTTGNILEEQVDRIRQQIGDARVICGLSGGVDSAVAAALVQRAVGDQLTCVFVDHGLLREGEAEQVERDFVAATGVKLYVANEQERFQDALTGVSDPETKRKIIGREFIRAFEEAELAIIAEAAAHGEKIKFLVQGTLYPDVVESGGGEGAANIKSHHNVGGLPEDLQFELVEPLRALFKDEVRAVGAQLGLPQEIVGRQPFPGPGLAIRIVGEVTKERLDLLRKADAIARAELTAAGLDNEVWQMPVVLLADVRSVGVMGDGRTYGHPIVLRPVSSEDAMTADWSRLPYDLLARISNRITNEVEGVNRVVLDVTSKPPGTIEWE from the coding sequence GTGACTACTCCCTCTGCACCCCAGACTTCCCAGAAGCCGGTGCTGGTTGTTGACTACGGTGCCCAGTACGCGCAGCTGATTGCCCGCCGCGTCCGGGAAGCGAACGTGTATTCGGAAGTGGTTCCGCATACCTACAGCACCGAGCAGCTCCTGGCCAAAAACCCCGCTGCCATCATTCTCTCGGGTGGCCCGTCCAGCGTGTACGCGGACGGTGCCCCGTCCGTCGGCGCCGATCTCTTTGAGGCCGGGGTTCCCGTGTTCGGCATCTGCTACGGCTTCCAGGCCATGGCCAACGCCCTGGGCGGCAAGGTGGATAAGACCGGCCTGCGCGAGTACGGCTCCACCCAGACCACCATCCTCGGCGAAGGCCGCTCCGTGCTCGAGGGGATGCCGCAGCACCAGAACACCTGGATGAGCCACGGCGACTCCGTGCACACCGCCCCTGAAGGCTTCGAAGTGCTGGCGACGACGGCGGGCGCCGAAGTTGCCGCGTTCGCCAACGAGGAAAAGGGCCTGTACGGCGTGCAGTGGCACCCGGAGGTGAAGCACTCGGCCTACGGCCAGCAGGTGCTGGAGAACTTCCTGTTCAAGGGCGCCAAGCTCGAGCCCAACTGGACCACGGGGAACATCCTCGAAGAGCAGGTGGACCGGATCCGTCAGCAGATCGGCGACGCCCGGGTCATCTGCGGCCTCTCCGGCGGCGTTGATTCCGCGGTCGCCGCCGCGCTCGTCCAGCGGGCCGTCGGCGACCAGCTCACGTGCGTCTTCGTGGACCACGGACTGCTGCGTGAAGGCGAAGCCGAACAGGTGGAGCGCGACTTCGTGGCCGCCACCGGCGTGAAGCTGTACGTGGCCAATGAGCAGGAGCGTTTTCAGGACGCCCTGACCGGTGTCAGCGACCCCGAAACCAAGCGCAAAATCATCGGCCGCGAGTTCATCCGCGCGTTCGAGGAAGCCGAACTGGCCATCATCGCCGAAGCGGCGGCCCACGGCGAGAAGATCAAGTTCCTGGTCCAGGGCACGCTGTACCCGGACGTCGTCGAATCAGGCGGCGGCGAAGGTGCAGCCAACATCAAGAGCCACCACAACGTGGGCGGCCTTCCCGAGGACCTGCAGTTCGAACTCGTGGAACCGCTGCGCGCACTCTTCAAGGACGAGGTCCGTGCCGTGGGGGCCCAGCTGGGGCTCCCGCAGGAAATCGTGGGACGCCAGCCGTTCCCCGGGCCCGGCCTCGCCATCCGCATTGTCGGCGAGGTCACCAAGGAACGCCTGGACCTGCTGCGCAAGGCGGACGCCATTGCCCGCGCCGAACTCACCGCAGCCGGCCTGGACAACGAGGTATGGCAGATGCCGGTGGTCCTGCTCGCCGATGTCCGCAGCGTTGGGGTCATGGGCGACGGCCGGACCTACGGCCACCCGATTGTCCTCCGCCCGGTGTCCTCCGAGGACGCCATGACGGCCGACTGGTCCCGCCTGCCGTACGATCTCCTGGCCCGGATCTCCAACCGGATCACCAACGAGGTGGAAGGCGTGAACCGGGTGGTGCTGGACGTGACCAGCAAGCCGCCGGGAACCATCGAGTGGGAATAA
- a CDS encoding DUF3817 domain-containing protein, with protein MIEPKPAVQQGSAQGKPKKRRFGGTEAQIRSALKFYKVMAYLTGGMLLLLCAELIARYAFGQYLFAGGTNAVTGQPFGFGFAEADPQGVVGGFNLSVAVLIVHGWMYVVYLISNFRLWTLMRWPFLKLILLALGGVVPFLSFFVEKKFHAEVEAELAAHPQAAQRY; from the coding sequence ATGATTGAACCGAAACCGGCCGTCCAGCAGGGTTCTGCCCAGGGTAAGCCCAAGAAGCGCCGCTTCGGCGGTACCGAAGCCCAGATCCGTTCCGCGCTGAAATTTTACAAGGTCATGGCCTACCTGACCGGCGGGATGCTGCTCCTGCTGTGCGCTGAACTGATCGCACGCTACGCGTTTGGCCAGTACCTCTTCGCGGGCGGAACGAACGCCGTCACCGGGCAGCCCTTCGGATTCGGTTTTGCCGAAGCCGACCCCCAAGGCGTGGTGGGTGGATTCAACCTTTCCGTCGCTGTGCTGATCGTGCATGGCTGGATGTACGTGGTGTACCTGATCTCCAACTTCCGGTTGTGGACGCTGATGCGCTGGCCGTTCCTGAAGCTCATCCTGTTGGCGTTGGGTGGTGTGGTCCCGTTCCTGTCCTTCTTCGTGGAGAAGAAGTTCCACGCCGAGGTCGAAGCGGAGCTCGCCGCGCACCCGCAGGCGGCCCAGCGGTACTGA
- a CDS encoding SURF1 family protein, with product MWKTALKPRWIAGLVFAIVVSGVFVLLSQWQFGRSVQPEVPVSPATEETKALTETLEPGHFFPGSVSDQMVSAEGTYDPAKQVLVPGRLKDGKTGYWVVSAFAVKGAPVLTGVAASPQMWIPVARGWVSDPKDAVAPPPGTVDLTGRLIPSESPLPETAPEAGHASAVSVAELINYWDVSSYPGFVAATAEMVDGTDVSAAAVSGDLKPLNIGPQPPAQKVNWLNLFYSLEWVVFAGFALFIWWRLVKDDYRRGLEEDLDDDAHDDAPPTPPSSATSEQLQQKVKP from the coding sequence GTGTGGAAAACAGCCCTTAAGCCCCGATGGATCGCAGGCCTGGTGTTTGCGATCGTCGTCTCCGGGGTGTTTGTCCTGCTCAGCCAGTGGCAGTTCGGCCGATCCGTGCAACCCGAGGTTCCGGTCAGCCCGGCCACTGAAGAAACCAAGGCGCTCACGGAGACCCTTGAGCCCGGACACTTCTTCCCGGGGTCCGTCTCCGACCAAATGGTTTCAGCAGAGGGCACCTACGACCCCGCGAAACAGGTCCTGGTTCCGGGGCGCCTCAAGGACGGAAAGACCGGCTACTGGGTGGTTTCCGCCTTCGCCGTGAAGGGCGCCCCGGTTCTCACCGGTGTGGCTGCCTCCCCCCAGATGTGGATTCCGGTGGCCCGCGGCTGGGTGTCCGATCCGAAGGATGCCGTGGCGCCGCCGCCGGGGACAGTCGACCTGACCGGACGGCTCATTCCCTCCGAATCGCCGCTGCCGGAGACCGCGCCGGAAGCAGGACACGCCTCCGCCGTTTCGGTCGCCGAACTCATCAACTACTGGGACGTCAGCAGCTACCCGGGATTTGTCGCCGCCACCGCCGAAATGGTGGACGGGACCGACGTGAGCGCGGCGGCGGTCAGCGGAGATCTGAAGCCCCTGAACATCGGCCCGCAGCCGCCAGCCCAAAAGGTCAACTGGCTCAACCTCTTCTACTCCCTGGAGTGGGTGGTGTTCGCCGGGTTCGCGCTGTTTATCTGGTGGCGGCTGGTGAAGGATGACTACCGCCGGGGCCTCGAAGAGGACCTCGACGACGACGCCCACGACGATGCGCCGCCTACGCCGCCCAGCTCCGCAACTTCTGAACAGCTCCAACAAAAGGTAAAGCCATGA
- a CDS encoding PTS sugar transporter subunit IIA has product MAEPLDRYDADLTTSELVILELEAKDKADAAAQLAERLYAAGRITDLQGFLEHVNAREHQLATGLPGGIGLPHARSEYVSRTSIAVGITKYGHALDFGAADGPATVILLIATPASSFSDHLEVLATLARSLSKESFRESLRRAYDAEVIAELINSSLVFFDH; this is encoded by the coding sequence TTGGCCGAACCACTTGACCGGTATGATGCCGATCTGACCACCTCCGAACTGGTGATTTTGGAGTTGGAGGCAAAGGACAAGGCAGACGCTGCGGCTCAACTCGCGGAACGACTTTACGCGGCCGGCCGGATCACGGACCTGCAGGGCTTTCTGGAGCACGTCAACGCCCGGGAACACCAGCTCGCCACCGGCCTGCCGGGCGGAATCGGGCTCCCGCACGCGCGCAGCGAGTACGTCTCGCGGACGTCCATCGCCGTCGGCATCACCAAGTACGGCCACGCGCTGGACTTCGGCGCCGCCGACGGCCCTGCCACCGTCATCCTGCTGATCGCCACCCCGGCCAGTTCCTTCTCCGATCACCTCGAAGTGCTGGCCACCCTGGCGCGTTCGTTGTCGAAGGAGTCCTTCCGGGAGTCCCTGCGGCGGGCCTACGACGCCGAAGTCATCGCCGAGCTGATCAACTCGAGCCTGGTGTTCTTCGACCATTAG
- a CDS encoding glycerol-3-phosphate dehydrogenase/oxidase has product MNSVPNEGGALGPEAREASIARLRATTEPGNELDILIVGGGIVGTGSALDAVTRGLSVGIVEANDWAAGTSSRSSKLIHGGLRYLEMLDFGLVKEALQERGLLLSELAPHLARPVPFLYPLTKPFLERPYVGAGIALYDLMSVSNGHRRGVPFHKHLSRRGTLRAAPSLKKDAFVGSIRYYDGQVDDAKYCANLIRTAAHYGAHAVNQMAVVDFLREGERVVGAKVVNHEDGSQFDIRAKQVINATGVWTDETQAMVTDRGQLKVRASKGIHLVVPRDRFQSTVGLILRTEKSVLFVIPWGRHWIIGTTDTDWHLDKAHPAASSKDIDYILEHVNKVLKRPLTREDVEGVYAGLRPLLAGENDSTAKLSREHVVAHPVPGLVVVAGGKWTTYRVMAKDAVDEATRTMDERVPPSCTETIPLLGASGFKAAWNRRSRTAEEYGVHVARVEHLLNRYGSMTPEVLAIIKERPELAEPLPGADDYLQAEAVYAATHEGARHVHDVLTRRTRISIEAWDRGVSAVPVVAKLMGEVLGWSDAQRESEIKHYIARVEAERLSQQQPDDESADAARLGVEDIVPLR; this is encoded by the coding sequence ATGAACAGTGTTCCAAACGAAGGCGGTGCCCTGGGGCCCGAGGCCCGGGAGGCATCGATTGCCCGGCTGAGGGCCACAACCGAACCGGGCAACGAACTGGACATCCTCATTGTCGGCGGCGGGATCGTCGGCACCGGCTCGGCCCTGGACGCGGTGACCCGTGGACTGAGCGTGGGCATCGTGGAGGCCAACGACTGGGCGGCCGGCACGTCCTCGCGGTCGTCCAAGCTGATCCACGGCGGCCTGCGCTACCTGGAGATGCTGGACTTCGGGCTGGTCAAGGAAGCCCTGCAGGAGCGCGGCCTGCTGCTTTCGGAGCTCGCCCCGCACCTGGCGCGCCCGGTGCCGTTCCTGTACCCGCTGACCAAACCCTTCCTCGAGCGTCCCTATGTGGGGGCAGGCATTGCCCTGTATGACCTGATGTCCGTCTCCAACGGGCACCGCCGGGGTGTGCCCTTCCACAAGCACCTCAGCAGGCGCGGTACCCTCCGGGCGGCGCCAAGCCTCAAAAAGGATGCCTTTGTGGGGTCCATCCGCTACTACGACGGCCAGGTGGACGACGCAAAGTACTGCGCCAACCTGATCCGGACGGCGGCCCACTACGGCGCCCACGCGGTGAACCAGATGGCCGTGGTTGATTTCCTCCGGGAGGGCGAACGCGTGGTGGGGGCCAAGGTGGTCAACCACGAGGACGGTTCGCAGTTCGACATCCGCGCCAAGCAGGTCATCAATGCCACCGGTGTGTGGACTGACGAAACCCAGGCCATGGTCACCGACCGCGGACAGTTGAAGGTCCGGGCTTCCAAGGGCATTCACCTTGTGGTGCCCCGCGACCGCTTCCAGTCCACTGTTGGCCTGATCCTGCGGACCGAAAAATCGGTACTCTTTGTGATCCCGTGGGGCCGGCACTGGATCATCGGCACCACCGATACCGACTGGCACCTGGACAAGGCCCACCCGGCAGCATCCAGCAAGGACATCGACTACATCCTCGAACACGTCAACAAGGTGCTGAAGCGCCCGCTGACCCGGGAAGACGTCGAAGGCGTCTACGCCGGCCTGCGCCCCCTGCTAGCCGGTGAAAACGACTCCACCGCCAAACTCTCCCGTGAACACGTGGTGGCCCACCCCGTGCCCGGCCTGGTGGTGGTGGCCGGCGGCAAATGGACCACCTACCGGGTGATGGCCAAGGACGCAGTGGACGAGGCCACCCGGACCATGGACGAGCGCGTCCCGCCGAGCTGCACCGAAACCATCCCGCTGCTGGGGGCGAGCGGCTTCAAAGCCGCCTGGAACCGCAGGAGCAGGACAGCCGAGGAATACGGCGTCCACGTGGCCAGGGTGGAGCACCTGCTCAACCGCTACGGCTCCATGACCCCCGAAGTGCTCGCCATCATCAAGGAACGGCCCGAACTCGCCGAGCCGCTGCCCGGCGCAGACGACTACCTGCAGGCGGAGGCTGTCTACGCGGCAACCCACGAAGGTGCCCGGCACGTCCATGACGTCCTGACCCGGCGGACCCGCATTTCCATCGAAGCGTGGGACCGCGGCGTGTCCGCGGTGCCCGTAGTCGCTAAACTGATGGGCGAAGTCCTTGGCTGGAGCGATGCGCAGCGCGAAAGCGAAATTAAGCACTACATCGCCCGTGTTGAGGCTGAAAGGCTGAGCCAGCAGCAGCCGGATGACGAATCAGCCGACGCCGCCCGACTCGGTGTGGAGGACATCGTCCCGTTGCGCTGA
- a CDS encoding GuaB3 family IMP dehydrogenase-related protein — translation MTYEIEIGRGKRGRRAYSLDDIAIVPNRRTRDPKDVSVSWQIDAYKFEMPVIAAPMDSAMSPETAIALGRLGGLGVLDLEGLWTRYEDPQSILDEIAALEDEVNSPAVTGRMQELYRAPIQPELITSRLAEIRAAGVTVAGSLTPQRTQEHYKTVVAAGVDIFVIRGTTVSAEHVSKDHEPLNLKQFIYELDVPVIVGGAAGYTPALHLMRTGAAGVLVGFGGGATATTRRALGIHSPMASAISDVAAARRDYMDESGGRYVHVIADGGMGTSGDIVKAIAMGADAVMLGSALARAEEAPGKGWHWGQEAHHLELPRGDRANVGTVGSLEEVLFGPGHHTNGTSNLIGALRRSMATTGYSDLKEFQRVDVVVSPYAGN, via the coding sequence GTGACTTACGAGATCGAGATCGGCCGTGGCAAGCGTGGGCGTCGTGCCTACTCCCTGGATGACATTGCGATCGTCCCTAACCGTCGTACCCGCGACCCCAAGGACGTGTCTGTCTCCTGGCAGATCGATGCGTACAAGTTCGAGATGCCCGTCATCGCGGCGCCGATGGATTCGGCGATGTCCCCGGAGACGGCCATCGCCCTGGGCCGCCTGGGCGGTCTGGGTGTCCTGGACCTTGAGGGCCTGTGGACCCGCTACGAGGACCCGCAGTCCATCCTGGATGAGATCGCCGCCCTCGAGGACGAGGTCAACAGCCCCGCCGTGACCGGCCGCATGCAGGAGCTGTACCGCGCCCCCATCCAGCCTGAACTCATCACCTCCCGCCTCGCCGAGATCCGCGCCGCCGGAGTGACCGTGGCCGGATCCCTGACGCCCCAGCGCACCCAGGAACACTACAAAACCGTGGTGGCCGCCGGCGTCGACATCTTTGTGATCCGCGGAACCACGGTGTCAGCCGAACACGTCTCCAAGGACCATGAACCGCTGAACCTCAAGCAGTTCATCTATGAACTCGACGTCCCGGTGATTGTGGGCGGCGCGGCCGGCTACACGCCCGCGCTGCACCTGATGCGCACCGGCGCCGCCGGTGTCCTGGTCGGCTTCGGCGGCGGGGCCACCGCCACCACGCGCCGCGCGCTGGGCATCCACTCACCCATGGCATCCGCCATTTCCGACGTCGCGGCCGCCCGCCGTGACTACATGGACGAATCCGGCGGACGCTACGTCCATGTCATCGCCGACGGCGGCATGGGCACCTCGGGTGACATCGTCAAGGCCATCGCCATGGGCGCCGACGCCGTGATGCTCGGCAGCGCCCTCGCGAGGGCCGAGGAAGCCCCCGGCAAGGGCTGGCACTGGGGCCAGGAGGCCCACCACCTGGAACTGCCGCGCGGGGACCGGGCCAATGTGGGCACTGTCGGGTCGCTCGAAGAGGTGCTTTTCGGCCCGGGCCACCACACCAACGGCACGTCCAACCTGATCGGAGCCCTGCGGCGGTCAATGGCTACCACCGGGTACTCGGACCTCAAGGAATTCCAGCGCGTCGACGTCGTGGTCTCCCCGTACGCCGGTAACTAA
- a CDS encoding ABC transporter ATP-binding protein — protein MAELLPAREPKRKLALRPYARAVAQVLRVSFRASPAAVVMKVVGSLISATLPLVTTYFAALTTTALAAAYAGNAAAGQQAIVYVIITAALGLFWGAFSSVDRYIQQLMSFKVGAIVGDQMYERFLALEFWRYDDKETVDLYDRAKRFSDSYARVLDRIAAIFTQLVSVILAVGALLLVSWWIAVIVLVAIVPSVYLQFRLSREQIAHWNTQVDSRRQRRMIETNLLRPQHIAEMRLYGIVGYLMDLRSRLRDADERRRLDFQRRYIPKQLAADALQYGAEVVSLIWVVGQIIARAQPVGQFLYVQQIVSRALSTANNLVSSLSSIDEDLANLKDYELFMALPVHSGHAPPLLQSPGVVELRDIRFTYTGSDLEVIRGISMTIREGQHVAIVGENGAGKSTLIRILAGLYAPDSGQVLLDGVDLAAVDVTSWHRHLAVLSQEFLKYEFATAADNIRFGDVDSPRDDVRIRRAAADAEALDFINKLPNGLDNHVSNWMEDPRGRKGSGLSGGQWQRLAMARNFYRNAEFMVMDEPTSAIDALAEHRIFTRLFAERSSTIIAISHRLATIEKADIVYMLEDGQIVEQGTHKELVALRGRYFRMFESQLSLDPQSGP, from the coding sequence ATGGCCGAACTCCTTCCCGCGCGTGAGCCGAAGCGCAAACTCGCCCTGCGGCCGTACGCCCGGGCCGTGGCGCAGGTGCTGCGCGTCAGCTTCCGCGCCTCGCCCGCCGCCGTCGTCATGAAGGTTGTGGGCTCGCTGATCTCCGCGACGCTGCCGCTGGTGACCACCTACTTCGCCGCGCTGACCACCACGGCCCTGGCAGCCGCCTACGCCGGCAACGCCGCGGCGGGCCAGCAGGCCATCGTCTACGTCATCATCACCGCAGCCCTGGGCCTGTTTTGGGGCGCATTCAGCAGCGTGGACCGCTACATCCAGCAGCTGATGAGCTTCAAAGTGGGCGCCATCGTGGGTGACCAGATGTACGAGCGCTTCCTGGCCCTGGAGTTCTGGCGCTACGACGACAAGGAGACCGTGGACCTGTACGACCGCGCCAAGCGGTTCTCCGACTCCTACGCCCGGGTCCTGGACCGGATCGCCGCCATCTTCACCCAGCTCGTTTCGGTGATCCTTGCCGTGGGTGCCCTGCTGCTGGTCAGTTGGTGGATCGCCGTCATTGTCCTGGTGGCCATCGTGCCCAGCGTCTACCTGCAGTTCAGGCTGTCCCGGGAACAGATCGCGCACTGGAACACCCAGGTGGATTCGCGCCGGCAGCGCCGGATGATCGAAACCAACCTGCTCCGGCCGCAGCACATCGCCGAGATGCGGCTGTACGGGATCGTGGGCTACCTCATGGACCTCCGCTCCCGGCTGCGGGACGCTGACGAGCGCCGCCGCCTCGACTTCCAAAGGCGCTACATCCCTAAACAGCTCGCCGCCGACGCGCTGCAGTACGGCGCCGAGGTGGTCTCGCTGATCTGGGTGGTGGGGCAGATCATCGCCCGGGCGCAGCCGGTGGGCCAGTTCCTGTACGTCCAGCAGATTGTCAGCCGGGCCCTGTCCACGGCCAACAACCTGGTGTCGTCGCTGAGTTCCATCGACGAGGACCTGGCGAACCTCAAAGATTATGAACTGTTCATGGCACTTCCGGTCCACTCCGGCCACGCCCCGCCGCTGCTGCAGTCGCCCGGGGTTGTGGAGCTGAGGGACATCCGCTTTACCTACACGGGCAGCGACCTCGAGGTGATCCGGGGGATCAGCATGACCATCCGGGAGGGACAGCACGTTGCCATCGTGGGGGAGAACGGTGCAGGAAAGTCCACGCTGATCCGGATCCTGGCCGGGCTGTACGCCCCGGACTCCGGGCAGGTATTGCTCGACGGCGTGGACCTCGCCGCCGTCGACGTCACCTCCTGGCACCGCCACCTGGCGGTGCTGAGCCAGGAGTTCCTGAAGTATGAGTTTGCAACCGCAGCGGACAACATCCGCTTCGGCGATGTCGACTCGCCGCGGGATGACGTCCGGATCCGCCGGGCCGCGGCCGACGCCGAAGCGCTGGACTTCATCAACAAGCTGCCCAACGGCCTGGACAACCACGTCAGCAACTGGATGGAGGATCCGCGCGGGCGGAAGGGCAGCGGACTTTCCGGCGGCCAGTGGCAGCGGCTCGCGATGGCCCGGAACTTCTACCGGAACGCCGAGTTCATGGTGATGGACGAACCCACCTCAGCCATTGACGCCCTCGCGGAGCACAGGATCTTCACCCGGCTGTTCGCCGAACGGAGCAGCACCATCATCGCCATCAGCCACCGGCTTGCCACCATTGAGAAGGCTGACATCGTCTACATGCTCGAGGACGGGCAGATCGTGGAACAGGGCACCCACAAGGAACTGGTTGCCCTGCGTGGCCGCTACTTCAGGATGTTCGAGTCGCAGCTGAGCCTGGACCCTCAAAGCGGGCCGTAA
- the guaB gene encoding IMP dehydrogenase, whose protein sequence is MTQPEHNPFGFIGLTYDDVLLLPGHTDVIPSEADTSSRISKRISVRTPLLSAAMDTVTESRMAIAMARQGGLGVIHRNLSIQDQADQVDRVKRSESGMITNPLTIGPEATLAELGEICSHYRVSGLPVVDEGMRLLGIVTNRDTRFVPEADFPLRMVSDVMTKMPLVTGHVGISREEASHKLATNKIEKLPLVDEQGRLKGLITTKDFTKAEQYPLATKDDEGRLRVGAAIGFFGDGWERAMALIDAGVDALFVDTANGHSQGVLDMIRRLKSDPVAAHVDIIGGQAATREGAQALIDAGADGIKVGVGPGSICTTRVVAGVGVPQITAIYESAKAAIPAGVPLIADGGLQYSGDIGKALVAGADTVMLGSLLAGCDESPGDLIFVNGKQFKLYRGMGSLGAMQTRGQNTSYSKDRYFQADVSGDDKLIPEGIEGRVAYRGPLASVAYQLVGGLRQTMFYTGAPTVPELKARGKFVRITAAGLKESHPHDIQMTVEAPNYGTR, encoded by the coding sequence ATGACCCAGCCCGAGCACAACCCCTTCGGCTTCATCGGCCTGACCTACGACGACGTCCTGCTCCTGCCGGGTCATACGGACGTCATCCCCTCCGAAGCGGACACGTCCTCGCGGATCTCCAAGCGGATCTCCGTCCGCACGCCGCTGCTGTCCGCCGCCATGGACACCGTCACCGAATCGCGGATGGCCATCGCCATGGCCCGCCAGGGCGGCCTGGGCGTCATCCACCGCAACCTTTCCATCCAGGACCAGGCCGACCAGGTGGACCGGGTCAAGCGCAGCGAGTCCGGGATGATCACCAACCCGCTGACCATCGGACCCGAAGCGACCCTCGCCGAGTTGGGCGAGATCTGCTCCCACTACCGGGTGTCCGGCCTTCCCGTGGTGGACGAGGGGATGCGCCTGCTGGGCATTGTCACGAACCGCGACACCCGTTTTGTGCCGGAGGCGGACTTCCCGCTCCGGATGGTGAGCGACGTCATGACCAAGATGCCGCTGGTCACCGGGCACGTCGGCATCAGCCGCGAAGAGGCCTCGCACAAACTGGCCACGAACAAGATCGAGAAACTGCCGCTCGTTGACGAGCAGGGCCGGCTGAAGGGCCTGATCACCACCAAGGACTTCACCAAGGCCGAGCAGTACCCGCTGGCCACCAAGGATGACGAGGGCCGGCTGCGCGTTGGTGCCGCCATCGGGTTCTTCGGTGACGGCTGGGAACGTGCCATGGCGCTGATCGACGCCGGCGTGGACGCCCTGTTCGTGGACACGGCCAACGGCCACTCGCAGGGTGTGCTGGACATGATCCGCCGCCTTAAGTCTGATCCCGTGGCAGCCCATGTGGACATCATCGGCGGCCAGGCGGCCACCCGTGAAGGAGCGCAGGCGCTGATCGACGCCGGTGCCGATGGCATCAAGGTGGGCGTCGGTCCGGGCTCCATCTGCACCACCCGCGTGGTGGCCGGCGTGGGCGTCCCGCAGATCACCGCCATCTACGAATCCGCCAAGGCAGCCATCCCTGCCGGGGTTCCCCTGATCGCCGACGGCGGCCTGCAGTACTCGGGCGACATCGGCAAGGCGCTGGTCGCCGGAGCCGACACCGTGATGCTGGGGTCCCTCCTCGCCGGCTGCGACGAGTCCCCGGGTGACCTGATCTTCGTCAACGGCAAGCAGTTCAAGCTCTACCGCGGCATGGGTTCCCTCGGAGCCATGCAGACCCGGGGCCAGAACACGTCCTACTCCAAGGACCGCTATTTCCAGGCGGACGTCTCCGGTGACGACAAGCTGATCCCCGAAGGAATCGAAGGCCGGGTGGCCTACCGCGGCCCGCTCGCTTCGGTGGCCTACCAGCTGGTGGGCGGCCTCCGCCAGACCATGTTCTACACCGGTGCACCCACCGTCCCGGAACTGAAGGCGCGTGGCAAGTTCGTCCGGATCACGGCGGCCGGCCTGAAGGAATCCCACCCGCACGACATCCAGATGACGGTGGAAGCGCCGAACTACGGCACGCGCTAA